A window of Benincasa hispida cultivar B227 chromosome 9, ASM972705v1, whole genome shotgun sequence genomic DNA:
CCCAATTTTTTATCTCCACAAGCCCCGAAATTTTACTCTTGAGTTACGATAGTTACGACGCCGGTTTGGGTCATTCAGCCCACAATCTACACAAGCGACAATACTAACTCTGAATTTCTTCACTTATGTAGCGGCAACCACCACAGCGTCTACGGAAACTTTCCTTTTTGCTCAGTTGAGAATTCAGATCCATCATGCCTCCCGCTGGTCCTCGATCTGGTGATGCAATCTTTGCTAGTGTTGAGCGAGTGGTAAGCTTCTCAGCTACTAGTCTCTCTGTTATGTTATTGTTTCTGCTGTTTAGTTTCTGAGGAATTTTAAGGAAATTGAGGGAAGTGGGGGAAATTTGATCAGATGTAGGGTAAgttcgttcgtgatcaagatttGTGTTTAATGGTAATCGATGAAAAAGTAccttttttaggtttttttatttcatttctgTTATTGGGTCATCTTCCATTGATAAGAAGCTAAAGTTGAATTGGTATAGAACGCGGAGCTGTTTACGTTGACATATGGAGCGACTGTCCGTCAATTGCTTACAGATCTGGAGGAGGTTGAGGAGGTTAACAAACAGCTCGATCAGATGTAATTTTACTCCACTTCTCGTGCTTTTTGAtccacttttctttttcataacCTAGAATTCTGCTTTGTCCAGAGATGACTTACGTCTTCATGTCTGAATTAGCTGTTCAGTTTTGCATTTACATCCCTTCATAATAGTCTTGCAGAAGCTTACTTCTTCTCGTTGTTATGAAATGTGCTTGAATTTTTGGCACGAGAACCACTATAGATTGACCTAGTTGTGTTGCGGCATGTAAAAAAACGAAGGAACTTCGGGACATTGGTTCAAATTTTATAGTGGCCGCTTGACTAGGATAAAATCCTTCAAGTTTCTTACTAACAAAATGTCGTAGACCGAAAGCTGTCGTCCGGGTATGCATGAGAATTATATTCTCCTATTTGGTTCTTTCATCTTCTGCATGAAAGTTGGATTTTCATTGAAAAGAAATAGTGTGGACGACGGGTAAATACTAGGCATATTATGTTTTTCAATGCTTCCTATGCTCATTGataaaatactaaaaatgattttatgcTTAATCTTAATGCCCTTGTGATAAGAGCTCTTATGTGGAGCTTGGGGATGCAAAGGAATAGGAGGATTTTCGAAGATAAGTCTTCTTCTCTTGAATTTTTTGGGGACGGTTTTCAGTTAAAtacttcttggtggtgtcatagcTATAGTAAATTCTTTTGCAATATTCCTATTTCCTTGGTTCTTTTGGATTGCAAGCTATTTGTAAGTAGTTATTTGGGTGGGGGCTTTCTCATCCCCCAACCCTTTGGGTGTTCGGTTCCGCCTTTTTGAATGTATAACTACCTGATGTTCTTaaacacccccccccccccccaaaaaaaaaaaaaaaaaaaaaaaaatttaaaaaccctATAATATTGGAGTCAGGCTGATTGACGAGTTCCATTGATCTGACTGTTTCGTCAATTCTTTTTCAGGGGTTATAATATTGGAATCAGGCTGATTGATGAGTTCCTAGCAAAATCTAATATCTCTAGATGTGTAGACTTCAAAGAGACAGCTGATGTGATTGCAAAGGTAGGTTGTAGTTATACATATGCCAAAGCATTAAATTCTTCCTGAAACCATCATGAGGCTATTGTAGCGTTCCCTGTCATCTCCCAATCACAACTTGATTGTCACATATTCATATTAGTATCTAAACCCCATCCGGTTGAGGAAGACTCTACCATGGTCTTGTTAGGTTGAGTCCTATCCTCCAAGCCTTTTGGTTTGCCTTGACACTGCTACTTTTGGCAGTTGGCACTATCTGAAATTTGGACCTGCAATTGAGGTGTAGCTTCCGaagtttcaagtaaaatgtataAATTCTGATGCAATAGGCTTTTTGCAGTTAGTTAGAGTGGTTCTATTCATgtccatttaaattttttataccaTTGGATTTCATGGTCACGGCTTAATTATGGAGCAGGATTCTCTTATTTACGAGACTTTGATAACAATGTTTGACGTTGGATGCATTTTACCTATGAGTGTGGTCCTTTGTAATAAGAGCCGACATCGAGGTGCCAAACCTTCCCGTCAATGTGAGCTCGCTTGTTGATTTTCTGTAACTTCTATGGAAACTTTGACACAATACTAACTTATCACAAGATTGATGATCTCTCAAGTgatcttcttcaagaaaagtagcatttgtgaCGTTGGATGCATTTTACCTATGAGTGTGGTCCTTTGTAATAACAGACAAAAATAGAAGTTTTTGTTGGGGGACCGTCAAGAGGTTGTTAGATAGTAGTGGTGCCCCTGAGTTAGGCTTTTGGATTTATCTGGTATTTTGGCCTACAATATACTCTGGGAAATGAAAGTTCGAGGCCTTTTGAAGTATGGGGATCTTaacttattttccatttttaataggttggtttaaaaatgtttttgggAGTAAATGCAACGGTGACCAACTGGGATGCTGAAGGCACATGCTGCAGCATTGTTCTGGAGGACAATCCATTAGTGGACTTTGTTGAGCTTCCTGATACTTGCCAAGGTCTCCATTACTGCAACATCTTAAGTGGAGTAATACGAGGAGCGCTTGAGATGGTGAGTTTTCtcgcatatatatatatattttaatcgTGCTTTAATCATCCTGAGAAGCTTATTATCGTACAGACATGGACACTGTAAGTTTGCGTTTATTAACATATATCGTTTTTGTAAGTCTATACATTTATATGCTTAGAAAATAAGTCTATGCATTTTGCAGCAAAATTTATTTAagtatatttgatacatttctAACCAATGTTGGACCTATATTGACTTTGTACAATTAGTGTCAAACCCATACATTGTGCTTACAAGTGTCCAATATGTGTCAAACTATTGGACTTGTATCAAAGATGGACACGCTAGCCAAACTAAAGTATTTGTACTTCTTAGTCATTATTGTGACTAttctagattttatttttttagagatGTATTCAATATAGGTTAAAGAATATATTCGATACCTTGTCGAAATTTTAGAGATCTATGGacatgaaatataaaatttgaaagttcaaagggCCTATTAGTAAGTACAATGACCCATTAGATGACGACCTTACTTGAACGGGATTTGTTCAATAGGTTGTACAAACTCTGTCTTTGAATCCTAAAGGACCCGTTGGacaaaaaattttaagtttatagcctattcaacatatttttaatttaaagattaGATAGACATAAACCTAAAAGTTTAGGGACGCCGCATACACTTTAACCACACTTTTTCCTGaagtttataaattttggaggtatgaattttgtttatttttctgaTTTGTGATATGGTGTTTGGATCAGGTGTCAATGAAAACAGAAGTAACATGGCTACGCGACATGCTGAGAGGAGATGACAGCTTCGAATTACAAGTAAAATTGCTGAAGCAAGTCCCTGAAGAGTACCCTTACAAAGACGATGAATAAATTCTCCCACCAAAATTACTCTTTTAGTTTCATGTCATTTGCTTCTGTTTTTTTGTTGCTCTGTTCATTTGGTCCAAAAAAGATAGTTACATTTCTAATTCCTTCAACTGTCTAACATGTTAATCaaagttttattatatatactcTTGCTTTTGTTTACTTATTAGGAATTAGAATGAAATCAATCGAAATCGGAATGTTATTCCTCTATAATTTGTTTATTAGGAGCCATATGAAATTAAAATGTTACTTCTTTTTTATGTTCTTTATTAGGTGCTatattgaatcaaatttagaaACCCATAGATGATGTTGAAAATGAGCGTAAACTTATTTTGtaagttattaattaaattagtttttctttaattGAAGTTAATGGTTTTTATTTAGGGTAGCGTCTCCTAAATTGGAGGATAGTGGTATAATGATTTAGTGGAttgattaagagaaattttaaGGTTGATGCATTAGTGTGTAGTTTATTATTTGCTTATAAATAGTTGTAATTGTTTCTTTGAAGTATATAGAGCTCAATTAAAGTACTTGATCATCCGCGTAAGTTTCCAACTTCTATTCTCTTCTTCGTTAGTTGTTTTTCATTagagatttattttaaattatcaatAATTGGGATATGGATTAAGAGAATTGGTAAAATACCAATGTCATATTTAAATGCATTACTAAATAATAtgataaaaatgtttttaattgaCATAATAAtaaccaataaaatataaactaagTTCATTTGGATAGGTTctctaataaaaatattttattttagtaaattaaataatttaataatttcaaaccaaaatcaaatagaaaactttaattttattcaaaactaaaatgtaataaaagaatgaattaatatgatttttattaggaaaaaaaaaaaacaaaaaattgtcgTAATTAAGATAGATAATAAAAGTTGTAAAATAAATGGCAAAACGAATATAGATCAACTGCCATATAGTATGTATTAGTGATTCGGTCAATAGTTCGAATCTCTTCacttcattttatatttttttaaaaaaatattatgatccaagtatttcttaaaagaaaaaaaaaagttaaaaagaacaaatataaatttcgaaaacataaaactaaaaacaaatgcttcgtttagtaaccattttgtttttggttttttgtttttgaaaattaagcctatttccttCCGATTTTTTACAATGAATTGCATCTTTATTAAGTATGATGGTTGGATTCTtggtcaaatttcaaaagcaaaaataagtttttaaaagctattgtttagttttcaaaatttggcttggttttttaaacaattagtaaaaagtatataacaaaaaagaaatttggaggtaaaagTAGTATCATAGGTTTAatcttcaaaaacaaaaataaaaaatcaaatggttataaAACGGTGCTAAAATTATTACGAAAAGATTGATGCTTCAGCAACCAAGAGAGAAATGTTGTGGGGCTTACTCTAGAGATAGATGAAGTAAAGTTTTTATAAAGATATAAATTCTCAAATTGATCAAGGTGGTTGTTGGCCTTTTGAAGCAAAGGAATCTTATAGTTATTTATAGTCTTTTGAAGTGGGAGTATGAAGTTTTGTTCATTTGATATGAAAAGGGAGAGTTACATTTTCAAATTCCTTATAATCAATTAACATCTCAATCAAACTTATTTTGCTACAACAGTCATGAAAATTGATTGTGTTATGTTCTTCATTTGAGATTATACCGGGATCAAAGGATTTGATATATTGACGTATTAATTCAAGACATAAATCTAAACTTCTTGAATTATATTCACGTTGATAATTGAGGTTAGTCCataatttttttgaattcaCACatctatcaaatacaaaatttaaaatttaaaatttaaaattcccttaaatataatattcaaatttatatttaatagatcaAGTTGttgttaaatatttaaattcatcaaaaatttattaaacataaaattgaaagtcaTTACACTTTTGAAAGCTTAATACAAACTTGAAAgttcaaaactaaatttaaccttttttttttgttaaattatacTAGATACTTTTGATATTTGCACTTTGTGTCCAAAATAAttatgaacttttaaaaatttaaaaatatccttaaactttaaaaatatagttCAAAAATATTCTTACCGTTAGTTCTAGATGAAAATCGTAAGTGTTTTATTTCAAACACACTTTTGGATTTTTagaagtttcaaaaatactttcgaactttaaaattttcaaaaatatccttactGTTTATATATAAACGGAAATCGTTAATACCTCATTGCAAAATACCGTTTATCTAGACTTCATCAtctcttccattttctctctccctTATTATATTCTATGGCCTAGCACTTTTCTATCCTAATCAATATACCAATCGTTGTAGCatttttaaacctttttttttttgtttgcaaTGTTAAGAGCATTaatacatcttttaaaataaatatatttgaaatgagCATTAACGGTTTGTGTTCATGTACTGGCaataaggatatttttttaaactttctttcaaatttaaagGTATTCTTGAAACAAAATACTAACAATTtccatccaaaattaataacaaagatatttttgaattgtttttaaCAGTTTAAGgacattttttaaacttttaaaaatttaaggatattttttacacaaaatataaaatttagagatattTGGTATAATTTATTCAAAACTTCTTGTGTGAGTGACATCACCACCATGATGTCAATAAGCTTTTCAAATGGTTGTTCTTTGACCACTTCCTTATTGTCCTTTTTCCCTGGCCCCaccataaatataatatatatagacacACTTGAGAAAAATAAggttatttcaattattttaatatatggtGCCAGGACATGTTTTAGGAACTGATTTTCAAACATTGGTTTTCACTTTGTTTTATAACAATGTTGGGTGGTTGATTATTAAATGGTTATCTCTGTCTTGTTTTTTCAATTGAGGTTACTATTCAAagtttctcaattttttttgtatcatgaaaaaaaaagtgtatgtCAATTATCGTGACGTTActttgaaaaattttcaacttttgaaacatatcaatttttttaattgtaaaattttgaatttcattccaTTAAATTTATGGTGTGTTTGGAATGACTTTATAAGTATTAGTATTTTTCAAgtgaaaaaaatgttattaaacatttagaaaatcatttcaaatcaactaCAAATCTTGAACTTAAATAAGTATGGTAATTGtggattcaaaattaaataaaacacaaACCATAAAATAACTACTACCTTAAAAAAATAGTCTCATCCAAGAACAAGAATTAGTCACAAatgttaagaaaataaataagattttatttttaccTTTATAACTATATTTATGCTCACTCTAAACTTAAAATCTAGGAAAGTAGTAgagtaataaaatattttaaataaaattacaaaattttgtCTAGGCAAAGTAAATCACACAAACTTCAACCAACAAAATTACTAAAAGATGTTTGGCTCACCAATATAAGTTGAGTCAAGTCgatataatataccaactcaatatttggcccaccaactttaaatgttggtagagttgagttcatatattttaccaactctcCATTCTTCCAATGTTTTTAATGATTTCACCCATCGACCACTTCAGCGACTATCACTGTCACACTCTGAGAACTAACTCCAatctccgacaaccacctccaatagCAACTCTGATGACTAACCAATATTTTCAATGACTCCACCCATCGTCGCTGACGAATACTATCGCTGTCACACTTTAGGAACTAACTCTAGGCTCTAACAACACCTTCGATAACAACTCCGATGACTAACTCTAAGCTCTAACAGTCACCTCCAAAGGTAACTCCAGTGACCAACTCTAGGCTCTGATAACCACCTTCAATGACAAACTCTGCCAACCAACTTTAGGCTCCGACAACCTTTGCGAGACCAACTTCGACAATCGAGCTATGATAACCAACTCCATTGACAACTCCGGTGACTCAACTCTAGCGACCATCATTGTGtgatcaacttcgacgaccaattTCAGGCTTTGACAACAACACTTTGatgaccaactctgacaaccaccttcgtaAGCTCCAAAAATCACATCGACTACAAACTCTGATGACAATCACTTTCGATGACCACCTTCAAGTGaacaactccgacgaccaactcggagcttcgacaaccacctctgatgataAACTCCAACAACTAACTTTAATACCACCTTCATTCAACCAACTTcgggctccaacaaccacctttgaCTATAAACTCCAATGAAAATCATCTTCNCAACCACCTTTGACTATAAACTCCaatgaaaatcatcttcgatgatcaacttcgatgaccaccttcgCACAACCAACTTCATACTCCAAAAACTACCTCCGACGACGACCCCCGAcgaccaactctaataccaccttcatccGATCAACTTCAAACcgatgactgttaaagtatattgtagggttgttgattatataaataatatattttgtcTGCATTgagtgcaatatttataaataaaaattcataaaatgtatttttatttaattggatacacatatcaaatgagtgatgagaatatttagatgaaaaatatgaaacatataacaacaaaaaacataaaatgaagattttttaaaacattttatagctaaaattagtgaattctATGATgatctccaaatttggaggaattaaaaataaaattgttgaatacatgtggtgacatacaattGACTACTAAGATTGTGGGGGtgattcaatttaaaataattcatgacagagtaaaaatacaaaacaacaacaaggagaaaaaaaagaagaatatgataatgaaatttatggagaaaataggaatcaaaagttttgatttttctttaggttcttattttatataatcATATTTCTGCAAGGAATGtaatgagctttgtttattatctaaagaaagaaagaaagaaggaaaagatttaaaaattaaagaaagaaattgcaATCcgtattttattcaaacaaagatgggtaaaattattaaataaaaaagtttcaaaacaaaaatagtaatcataaaagcaagtcatttagagttcaaaaaactgcaCTAGGTATCAttgacatatgaactcaactctcaCCCAAaaacagatatatgaactcaaaCCAAATAACTCTGCACCTCAACGtagacatatgaactctacAGACATATGAACTGTAGACATCGTATCTCAACTCAACGTCTCAAATAACCCCTAAAATATTTATTCCGAATTGCAATCATTAAAATGTCCTAGCCTTAAATACATAATCAAACATGATAGccaaataaacaagaaaatATCTAACACTTAAAGAATCATCTAAAACAATCAAATGGatcaataaaaagaataaagagaagaaaaggaaatcttGTCCCActataaaaatgtacaaaaaaaaaaaaaaaaaaacaacaacaacaacaaaagagCATCTATCTTAGTATCTTATGGTTCAATGTAATTAACTCAAATATAGTTTCAAATGTGAACATAATTTAAGGTCAACAGTCAAAGCCTTACATTGATTTACTtgcattaaaaaatatattaaattacaagttaGGATTTTAAAACTCTATCCACTATGATTAAAATAGatcttcaaatttttatattttatttagttaagtctcaaattttcaatgtaatatctaatagatttttcaaaattttaaattgatgcaCCACAATCATTTGACTTATTAGACACCTTTTGACGCTTAGAAATTAAGTATAACAACACTAATATTGTCAAGATACTACttacacttttaaaaattggaaCTATCATAGGACATTGAAGGTTTGAGGCTTTCTTCTTCAACATTTTAGTGTTTTGAAGTATGTTACACAAATAGAGTAAATTACAAGAAGTATgctctttattttaaaatcctTTATATTCTTTTAAAGTTGCACTATTACACTTGATATTACATAAATGTCTAAAAATATGTAGAATATTGGATAGAAATTAAGATTTGAAATAGTGTGTTCATAATCCAAAacgaaaattgaaatttgaacacAGAGGTGTTTGGTCTACCAACTTTAAAAATTTGGTGTTAAATCactcaacttcaacatcaaaatTTACACATTTATCCATAAATTCCATATTCATCTCTTCTTTCtctattttgcatatttttaaagaaaaaaaactttattttacaACTTCATAACCCAAACACAGAACTCCTAATTTTAACATGTTAACTACAAACTTCATAACTCAATTTAGTGTTCCAAATACtcaaaataattctaattaggCTAAATTATAAACAATGCACTTGAAATTTACACATTGTGTAAAAAATGCCCttgaagtttcaaaagtttcaaagaataactctaaactttcaaaatgaattaaaaaatatctttgcAGTTAGTCTTGGAtagaaatcattaaaattttgttttaaaaaggatcttttaaaagtttcaaaaatacccgtaacttaataaaagttaaaaaatactttcatcattAGTATTTTGAACAGAAACTGTTGTTTACTCGTgagaaaaataactttaaaaattaaaacaaaaagttaaaaaaaaatgctccTATTTATATggtgatcaatttgtttgaaattCTATTAAGCTCAAaaagaaccaattttaaaataaattatataaatatcctcatttttcatatagatacttttatatttctcttaatttttcaattcttagcttacaccaattttctcacacaaccaaaataaaaaccaatattttaagaaaacataaaattccacaaaatttcaaaatcaaaatctcttCTTACAATATACCAAAAcgtaaatagtcaaataaaaaaaaatatatttgactaTTAACACACACAactactatcgtatagttttGTTAAAATATGCAAGTCTTAAAATCATTTGTTGTTGTATCtattatcttttttattattatacttCATATACCCTAACTAAAATGtgcatttttatttattttagataaacaaaCGTCAAATAGTTAACAAAAAGGGAAGTAAGAGTGCATTGAAAAagagaaaggagaaaaagaaggaaaatagaGAGGTAAGACGATATTAACTGTTTCTGTTCATATAACTgaaatggtattttttttttaactttaatggTTTCTATCTAAAATTAACgacaaagatattttttttaatcatattttgaaagtttaggggtatttttgaaacttttgaaacgttagaaatattttttatacaaaatctaaagtttagaggtatttttttaataataatttagccTTCTAATTACCACTCCACCTATTTAAAATTCTAATagatttctaaaaataataataataataatattaataaaataatttgaaacatCTCTATTACAATTTAGAACTTTGGGAGAGGgaaaaaaagaccaaaggttccCTCCACTTAGTTTTGATACTGTATGGTCGGTCCCATCCCATCCCATCCCCTCTGATCTCTATTTTACCACCCCCAACATTATTGTACCCTTTCTGAACTCAACTTctcatttcttctttcttctcactGGAACCACCCTTTTCTTGTTTCTCCGGCTAACATGACGGAATCCGGCTGGTGCTGCCACTGCTGCTTTAAGTTCATCATAACTACCGGCTTTGCAGCTCTGTTCTTATGGCTAAGCCTTCGAACCCACAAACCCAAATGTTCAATCGAATTTTTCTACATTCCAGCCTTAAATCAATCCTTAAATTCCCCCTCAAATTCCACCCTCCTCTTCGATCTGCGTCTCAAAAACCAGAACAAAGATAAATCCGTCTACTACGACTCTATCTCTCTCAACCTCACGCTCGTTGGAGCCCCGGACGGAACTCGGCGGCCGGTGGGGAACTTGACCGTGCCTGGATTTCACCAAGGCCGCGATAAGAAGGCGTTCAGGAAGGAGACCGTCGAGGCCCGTGGAGTGGATTGGAAGGCGGTTTCCCGGAATGGACCGGTGGTTGTCCGGCTGGATTTCGCGACGGCGGTCAGGTACAAGATCTTGTTCTGGAAGACAAAGAGGGAGAATTTGAGACTCGGGGCAGAGGTCAAAGTCAACCGGCAGGGAGAAAAGGACTACCCACGTAGCATTACGCTCAACTCCGGCGCCGCCGTGCCCAGTGGCTCGCTGATGAGGGTTATTTGGAGCTTTTGGGTCTTTGTTTTGTGGAAATTTTTGTGAAACCTTGGAAAGGAAATTTTGGGATTTGAATTGAAGCTGTTGTAGTGGGGTTTGTTTGATTTCATGGAATTTTTGGCCGGCGTTTTTGGTCGGAAGTGTTCTCCACCGCCCACTCACGGCCGACGGTGGAAGgtagataaattattattattattattattttcttgaaaaattacttttagtctctaaatttttacttttgtggcctatatttgatttctattcTTTTTCTTGAACATTGATTTCTAAGTGCATTTTTGGTggagaatttgaaaatagaaatttgaaaacaagggaTTTAATGAAAACAAAGTTGTTTTTTCATATTCTTAGATATGTATTtgatttagaaattgaattctaaATAAGAGTCTGTTTGAATTGACAATAGGAAAGTGTATttagaaaaatcatttttatttacactcttttgataaaaaaaaaaaaaaacctgttTAAAATACATAttgaaagtgtttcaaaagttattttgagtggttgtcaaatgcttcaattttttccaatatgatttattttcaaaattaaacacttgaaagttaaaccaaacacatACTTTATTAATTGTGTTGAAATGTGTTTGatactttatatttataaatcataattttGAAGGGATGAAAACCTTAATGCACAGCGGAAGCCAAAACACAGagtcatttcgtttttttttttttttaaattgacatttaaaatcaaaacgattttgcattggaataaaaggtaatattgattaagcatgcaatttccaaaaaaataattatacaaGGAAATAAATCTtaccttgcaaaccttttgacaTTTTAAACATATCGAGAGAGCttgaaagttttttttcccttgtaACTTCCCTAAAGTGGagagttaatttgtttaaattaaataaaatttatgatttaatgaaatgatcatttaaatcatatttaagggtgtgtttggtatGTGATAAAAGGAGAGAGTTGAATTGGCAATTATTATATGGAGAGTTATATTATCTAggagttaaattgtctgtgtttgtttgcagagttgagttgagttggaggATCGGATGCAGTTTTTTTGTAAATGagattagttttatttttttctgtttgttttttttttatttcattcttttattttttagttttatgcattgctattgttgattaattttcaaatatacacatattttctcaaatcatttatgacataaactggacaatcttaatttttttcctcaatttgtagaacataataatttttcatatattcttttcaaaaactgtaataattctaattctctttaatcgataaaacataccaacaaaatatatttcatattgctgctcaattaattagtatattgtatattgtatgtatatatattga
This region includes:
- the LOC120084657 gene encoding trafficking protein particle complex subunit 3, whose protein sequence is MPPAGPRSGDAIFASVERVNAELFTLTYGATVRQLLTDLEEVEEVNKQLDQMGYNIGIRLIDEFLAKSNISRCVDFKETADVIAKVGLKMFLGVNATVTNWDAEGTCCSIVLEDNPLVDFVELPDTCQGLHYCNILSGVIRGALEMVSMKTEVTWLRDMLRGDDSFELQVKLLKQVPEEYPYKDDE
- the LOC120085257 gene encoding protein NDR1-like, which produces MTESGWCCHCCFKFIITTGFAALFLWLSLRTHKPKCSIEFFYIPALNQSLNSPSNSTLLFDLRLKNQNKDKSVYYDSISLNLTLVGAPDGTRRPVGNLTVPGFHQGRDKKAFRKETVEARGVDWKAVSRNGPVVVRLDFATAVRYKILFWKTKRENLRLGAEVKVNRQGEKDYPRSITLNSGAAVPSGSLMRVIWSFWVFVLWKFL